One Candidatus Hinthialibacter antarcticus DNA window includes the following coding sequences:
- a CDS encoding bifunctional UDP-3-O-[3-hydroxymyristoyl] N-acetylglucosamine deacetylase/3-hydroxyacyl-ACP dehydratase, producing MVEYQKTIAGEASISGVGLHTGQETTVTFKPAEADTGVRFVRADLPDRPVIEARADKAVLEDSLYLTALGRGDIQIQTVEHVLAAVSGLGIDNIILELSSSEPPIVDGSAQPFVNEILKVGIVTLDRPKKFIEVKEPIWLFENGLELAIIPSHRLEITYKIDYDHPAVGIRSASFLITEDNFAQNIAPARTFCFLKDIDQLRQEGKIKGGSLENAIVIGEHDFLNEELRYDDEIIRHKILDVIGDLTLLGSPLKGHVIAVRSGHAFNIRFVQKVLETLNGSATSGPMQMPLTSNDIRRILPHRYPFLLIDRIIEMDYTEMRSIAIKNVTANEEFFSGHFPQDPIMPGVLLIEAMAQAGGVMLLSLDENRGKVAYLGGVNNAKMRRPVVPGDQLLIETSITKLRKNAGRAKSVIRVDEKIVAESELLFSIVDAPPHWP from the coding sequence ATGGTCGAGTATCAGAAAACAATCGCTGGCGAAGCCAGCATCAGCGGCGTCGGACTGCACACCGGGCAGGAGACGACGGTCACCTTTAAACCAGCGGAAGCCGATACCGGCGTCCGGTTTGTCCGGGCCGATTTGCCCGACCGCCCCGTGATTGAAGCGCGGGCCGACAAGGCCGTGTTGGAAGACTCGCTTTATCTGACCGCATTGGGACGCGGCGATATTCAAATTCAAACCGTCGAGCATGTCTTGGCGGCTGTTTCTGGCTTGGGAATCGACAACATTATTCTCGAACTTTCGTCGAGCGAGCCGCCGATTGTCGACGGCAGCGCCCAACCGTTTGTGAATGAAATTCTTAAAGTGGGCATTGTCACGCTTGACCGCCCCAAAAAATTCATCGAAGTCAAAGAACCGATTTGGCTATTTGAAAACGGTCTCGAACTGGCAATCATCCCGTCGCACCGTCTCGAAATTACCTACAAGATTGATTACGACCACCCTGCGGTCGGCATCCGCTCGGCTTCTTTCCTCATTACGGAAGATAATTTTGCGCAAAACATTGCGCCCGCGCGCACCTTTTGTTTCTTGAAAGATATTGACCAACTGCGCCAGGAAGGCAAGATCAAAGGCGGGAGCCTCGAAAACGCCATCGTAATTGGCGAACATGATTTTCTCAATGAAGAATTACGTTATGACGACGAAATTATCCGGCACAAAATTCTGGATGTGATCGGCGACTTGACATTGCTGGGCAGCCCGTTGAAAGGGCATGTCATCGCCGTCCGGTCGGGCCATGCGTTCAATATTCGCTTTGTGCAAAAGGTATTGGAAACATTGAATGGCTCTGCGACTAGCGGCCCGATGCAAATGCCGCTCACCTCGAATGACATCCGGCGCATTCTGCCGCACCGTTATCCGTTCTTGTTGATTGATCGCATTATCGAAATGGATTATACGGAGATGCGCTCCATCGCGATCAAAAATGTGACGGCGAATGAAGAATTTTTCTCGGGCCATTTTCCTCAAGACCCAATCATGCCGGGCGTTTTGTTGATTGAAGCGATGGCGCAGGCGGGTGGAGTCATGTTGCTTTCTCTTGATGAAAACCGGGGCAAAGTCGCTTACCTCGGCGGCGTGAACAACGCGAAAATGCGCCGTCCGGTTGTGCCGGGAGATCAACTCTTGATTGAAACGAGTATTACCAAAT